TGGGAATTTCCCTTCGTGCCCGAAGCCAGGGCGGAATCGACCGTTCAGACCACCTGGTGCAGCCAGCGCACCGGCGCGCCGTCGCCGGCATGGCGGAAGGGCTCGAGCTCGTCGTCCCACGGCTTGCCGAGCAGGCGGCAGATCTCCGACTCCAGCTCGCCCTCGCCCAGGCGCGCGCGCAGCAGCGCGGCGCGGAGCCGGTCCTCGGGAATCATGATGTCGCCGTGGACGCCCGTCACGGCGTGGAAGATGCCGAGCTCCGGCGTGCTGCTGAAACGCTCGCCCTCGGCGCCGGTGATCGGCTCGGCGGTCACCTCGAAGCGCAGCAGATGCCAGCCGCGCAGTCCGGACGCGAGCCGCGAGGCGGTGTCGGGCGCGCCCTGCCAGGAGAGCTCGGCACGCCAGGTGCCGGGCGCGATGGGCTGACGGATCCAGTCCAGGCTCACGCGCTGGCCGAGCACGCCGGCCACGGCCCACTCGACGTGCGGGCAGAGTGCGCGCGGCGCGGAGTGCACATACAGAACTCCACGAGTCGTCACCGGACCTCCATTGTGGGCGAGGGACGCCTTCCCCAGCGGTCTCGTGCCACGTCCTGCAGGTACGTCTGATGACGGTATGTCCGGTATTTCTGTTATGGGCTGACGACTACCCATATCGCCTTGCGATAAACCACGGTGGGCCGCCTCGCACCGGACCGGTCGCCCACCACCGGGCGTGACCCCGGGGAGAAACGGTACCGCCGAACCCGGCCGCATGGGCCCGAGTCCGGCGGAACCACCCGGACGGCACAAGCCGGCCCGCCCGGGTGGTGATTGTCATGCTGACCGACAGTCGGACCAGCCGACCGCCCGTCCCGCTCAGCCGATGCGGACCAGCATCTTTCCGGTGTTCGCACCGCGCAGCATGCCGAGGAACGCGTCCACCGCGTGGTCGAAGCCGTCGACCACGGTCTCCTCGAAGCGGAGCCGGCCGTCCCGCAGCCAGCCGCCGACCTCGGCGACGAACTCCGGCTGCAGGTCGTAGTGGTCGGCGACCAGCATGCCGGTCAGGCTGAGCCGCTTGCCGATCGTCATCGCCAGGTTGCGCGGGGCCGCCGGCGGGGTGGTGTCGTTGTACTGGGCGATGGCGCCGCAGAGCACCGCGCGGCCGTGCAGCCGAAGCGCGCCGATCGCGGCCTCCAGGTGCTCGCCGCCGACGTTGTCGAAGTAGACGTCGATGCCCTCGGGCGCGGCCTTGGCCAGCTGCCCCGCGATGTCGCCGTTCTTGTAGTTGAAGGCGGCGTCGTAGCCGAACTCCTCGACCAGCCGACGGACCTTCTCGTCCGAGCCGGCGCTGCCGACGACCAGCGAGGCGCCGCGCAGCTTGGCCACCTGTCCGACGACGCTGCCCACCGCGCCGGCCGCGCCGGAGACGAAGACGACGTCGCCCTCCTGGAACCGGCCGACCCGCAGCAGGCCCGCATAGGCGGTCAGACCCGGCATGCCGAGGACGCCGAGGTAGGCCTGGAGCGGCGCGACCGAGCCGTCGACCTTGACCGCGTGCTGGGCCGGGACGTCGGCGTACTCGCGCCAGCCGAGCCCGTGCAGGACCGCGTCGCCGACCTCGAAGCCCTCGGCGGCGGAGGCGACGACCCGGCCGACCGCGCCGCCCTCCATGGCCCGGCCCAGCTGGAACGGCGGAGCATAGGACTTCACGTCGTTCATGCGCCCCCTCATGTAGGGGTCCACGCTCAGGTACTCGTTGCGGACCAGGATCCGGCCAGGCGCGGGGGCGCCGACGGGGGTCTCGACCAGTGCGAAGTCGGCGGCGGTGGGCCAGCCCTGCGGGCGGGCGGCCAGCTGCCACTCGCGGCCGGTGGCGGGGAGGGTCGGGGTCGGCTCAGTCATGGCGATTCTCTTTCGGCCTGAAACGTTGACTACCTCAAGCAACGGTGCGGGAAAAGGTTCAGCATGTCAAATATTCAGGTACCCTCGAAGCATGCACCCGCACACCCAGCCGTCCGAAACCGCCACCGACGCCGCCACCGTCGACCCGGTAGACCCCGCCGAGGACGGCGGAGACCCGCTCACCCAGGAGGTCGTCGAGCTGATGGCCGCCCTGGTCGGGGTCTTCCACAAGGAGTACGACGTGGCCGCCGCGGCACGTTCGCTCACCGGCGCCCAGGCCAAGGTGCTGGCCCTGCTCCGGCGCGGCCCGCTGCCCATGCGGCAGATCGCCCAGACGCTCGCCTGCGAGCCCTCCAACATCACCGGCATCGTCGACCGGCTGGAGGGACGCGGT
This genomic interval from Streptacidiphilus rugosus AM-16 contains the following:
- a CDS encoding DUF3145 domain-containing protein, which encodes MTTRGVLYVHSAPRALCPHVEWAVAGVLGQRVSLDWIRQPIAPGTWRAELSWQGAPDTASRLASGLRGWHLLRFEVTAEPITGAEGERFSSTPELGIFHAVTGVHGDIMIPEDRLRAALLRARLGEGELESEICRLLGKPWDDELEPFRHAGDGAPVRWLHQVV
- a CDS encoding NADP-dependent oxidoreductase, whose product is MTEPTPTLPATGREWQLAARPQGWPTAADFALVETPVGAPAPGRILVRNEYLSVDPYMRGRMNDVKSYAPPFQLGRAMEGGAVGRVVASAAEGFEVGDAVLHGLGWREYADVPAQHAVKVDGSVAPLQAYLGVLGMPGLTAYAGLLRVGRFQEGDVVFVSGAAGAVGSVVGQVAKLRGASLVVGSAGSDEKVRRLVEEFGYDAAFNYKNGDIAGQLAKAAPEGIDVYFDNVGGEHLEAAIGALRLHGRAVLCGAIAQYNDTTPPAAPRNLAMTIGKRLSLTGMLVADHYDLQPEFVAEVGGWLRDGRLRFEETVVDGFDHAVDAFLGMLRGANTGKMLVRIG